The Arachis ipaensis cultivar K30076 chromosome B07, Araip1.1, whole genome shotgun sequence genome includes a window with the following:
- the LOC107607171 gene encoding uncharacterized protein LOC107607171, with the protein MASRGRSRGSSSSSSNLAKHMKEMAKAMKEQAQATTLMAQQLSTGDKDPNIPRLEVGQTRTTFADFKKIGPPKFRGALDHDMAEEWLTEMEKVFTIFPCTEEQQVSYATFMLKADAEFWWDGARRLLEDAGTDISWATFKEAFYKKYFPLSIRESKEMEFLQLRQDRMSIVEYTEKFESLCKFSAMYKANPDEKWKCMKYQGGLRAEVLTAIAPLEIREFSSLVSKCQPPQKKAFLEKPTGRQPQQGTDRQEPPTDASPKTTELKECASCGKQHRGRCLARQNVCFGCFQPGHIAKECPAVLPPPANPPKRQGRVFALSSEEVHESEDRIEGKCTINGIL; encoded by the exons ATGGCAAGCCGTGGACGCTCACGTGGCTCGAGCTCGAGCTCATCAAACCTAGCAAAGCACATGAAGGAGATGGCCAAGGCAATGAAGGAGCAGGCCCAAGCCACCACTCTGATGGCCCAACAACTGTCCACTGGGGACAAGGATCCCAATATTCCCAGGCTGGAGGTGGGACAGACCCGTACAACTTTTGCTGACTTCAAGAAGATTGGTCCGCCTAAATTCCGTGGAGCCCTCGACCATGATATGGCAGAAGAATGGCTGACTGAAATGGAAAAGGTATTCACAATTTTTCCGTGCACTGAGGAGCAGCAAGTGAGCTATGCTACCTTCATGCTCAAAGCTGATGCCGAGTTCTGGTGGGATGGAGCAAGACGGTTGTTGGAGGATGCGGGAACAGATATCAGTTGGGCCACCTTCAAAGAAgctttctacaagaagtactttcccCTTTCTATTCGAGAGTCCAAGGAGATGGAGTTTCTTCAGCTGAGGCAAGATAGGATGAGTATTGTAGAGTACACAGAAAAGTTCGAGAGTCTCTGCAAATTTTCTGCCATGTATAAGGCTAATCCAGATGAAAAGTGGAAGTGTATGAAGTATCAAGGAGGGCTCAGGGCAGAAGTCCTAACCGCTATAGCCCCACTGGAAATCCGGGAGTTCTCCTCCCTCGTTAGCAAGTGCCAG CCGCCGCAGAAGAAGGCCTTTCTTGAGAAACCTACAGGAAGGCAACCTCAACAGGGCACGGATCGCCAGGAACCTCCCACTGATGCCTCACCAAAGACCACCGAACTCAAGGAGTGTGCTTCATGTGGGAAGCAACATAGGGGTAGGTGCCTTGCCAGACAAAATGTCTGCTTCGGGTGTTTTCAGCCGGGACATATCGCCAAGGAATGCCCAGCAGTTCTCCCACCCCCTGCCAATCCACCAAAGCGTCAAGGGCGAGTCTTTGCCCTCAGCAGCGAGGAAGTCCACGAGTCAGAAGATCGAATCGAGGGTAAATGCACAATTAATGGAATCCTTTAA